A portion of the Streptomyces sp. NBC_00376 genome contains these proteins:
- a CDS encoding oxygenase MpaB family protein, whose amino-acid sequence MTDTGSSRPRGTRPGATGHHGDRARPTPEAQSGSPFGPDSQFHRFFNDPRWALAMVRATVLEAAHPQIGAALIDNSTFVAHPWRRLRNTLVSLQRMFGTDDNERQREAARLNRLHARLSGTDTQDRPYDAMDPQVRAWVVATLFESSVTMCRLSGQPLDQTSMERLYAEYQAFLAALGDGVGHLPPTLQEFWQYYDHMVQEELEDTEALRIILYKLFDHLPAPPLLDGLPTVWAAGRALAGPVIGTITVASLPEPFRRRAGLPEIPGAQTLMQSVYVAVGLARFLPDNWLRAEGLTSLLYLSSDSDVPQAATLTALRGRMKQAGALFRLVTPFGVQHGPAEGTGSQRSADEFFTAVLDQTGDGYLDWPDLAAMARELSSRLDLDEPEETRLYHAYAEWWRELQAALDIDGDGRISKEEYAAAVPSLAGPALIRVAEVLFDVTDADGNQFIDADEYRALFRTGFRRTVADADARYSRSAFVKDFLSFMSGRRRSTAYDPLLADA is encoded by the coding sequence GTGACGGACACAGGCAGCAGCCGCCCCAGGGGTACGCGTCCCGGAGCCACCGGTCACCACGGTGACCGCGCGCGGCCGACCCCCGAAGCACAGTCCGGATCTCCGTTCGGTCCCGACTCGCAGTTCCACCGGTTCTTCAACGATCCGCGCTGGGCACTGGCCATGGTCAGAGCCACGGTACTGGAGGCCGCCCACCCGCAGATCGGCGCGGCCCTGATCGACAACTCGACGTTCGTCGCCCACCCGTGGCGACGGCTGCGCAACACCCTCGTGAGCCTGCAGCGCATGTTCGGCACCGACGACAACGAGCGGCAAAGGGAGGCGGCGCGGCTCAACCGCCTGCACGCGCGGCTGAGCGGCACCGACACACAGGACCGGCCCTACGACGCGATGGACCCCCAGGTCCGCGCCTGGGTGGTCGCGACCCTCTTCGAGAGCTCCGTCACCATGTGCCGACTGAGCGGGCAGCCGCTCGACCAGACCTCCATGGAACGGCTCTACGCCGAATACCAGGCATTCCTCGCGGCCTTGGGGGACGGGGTCGGCCATCTGCCGCCCACGTTGCAGGAGTTCTGGCAGTACTACGACCACATGGTCCAGGAGGAACTGGAGGACACGGAGGCGCTGCGCATCATTCTCTACAAGCTCTTCGACCATCTCCCGGCACCGCCCCTGCTGGACGGCCTGCCCACCGTATGGGCGGCGGGCCGCGCGCTCGCAGGCCCGGTGATCGGCACGATCACGGTGGCGTCCCTCCCCGAGCCTTTCCGCCGACGGGCGGGTCTGCCCGAAATCCCTGGCGCCCAGACGCTGATGCAAAGCGTCTACGTGGCCGTCGGCCTGGCGCGCTTCCTGCCCGACAACTGGCTCCGGGCCGAGGGCCTCACCAGCCTGCTCTACCTGTCCTCGGACAGCGACGTCCCTCAAGCCGCGACGCTCACCGCGCTGCGCGGCCGGATGAAACAGGCCGGCGCCCTGTTCCGGCTGGTGACGCCGTTTGGCGTGCAGCACGGTCCCGCCGAGGGAACCGGATCGCAGCGGAGCGCCGACGAATTCTTCACCGCGGTGCTGGACCAGACCGGCGACGGCTACCTGGACTGGCCCGATCTCGCCGCCATGGCCCGGGAGCTGTCCTCCCGCCTCGATCTGGACGAACCGGAGGAGACCAGGCTCTACCACGCGTATGCCGAGTGGTGGAGGGAACTCCAGGCGGCCCTCGACATCGACGGCGACGGCCGGATCAGCAAGGAGGAGTACGCCGCCGCTGTCCCCTCCCTCGCCGGGCCCGCGCTGATCAGGGTCGCCGAAGTGCTCTTCGACGTCACCGACGCGGACGGCAACCAGTTCATCGACGCGGACGAGTACCGGGCCCTGTTCCGGACCGGGTTCCGGCGCACGGTGGCCGACGCCGACGCAAGGTACTCACGCAGCGCGTTCGTGAAGGACTTCCTCTCCTTCATGTCGGGCCGCCGGCGCTCGACCGCCTATGACCCACTGCTCGCCGACGCGTAG
- a CDS encoding restriction endonuclease subunit S — translation MMERSARRINAPAFLSLPGVQAWIKDRAEMTIVASIKTKAMQQLPVPLPSIEEQRRMGDLLCALDSQIEAHHQVVAGGGTRARRTRDPADGECSLVR, via the coding sequence GTGATGGAGCGTTCGGCGCGCCGGATCAACGCCCCTGCCTTCCTGTCCCTTCCGGGAGTACAGGCATGGATCAAAGACCGAGCAGAGATGACCATCGTCGCCTCGATCAAGACAAAGGCGATGCAGCAGCTTCCCGTACCGCTGCCATCCATCGAGGAGCAGCGCCGCATGGGTGATCTCCTGTGCGCACTCGACAGCCAGATCGAGGCCCACCACCAGGTAGTGGCGGGCGGCGGAACGCGCGCACGGCGAACTCGCGACCCTGCTGATGGGGAGTGCTCTCTTGTCCGATGA
- a CDS encoding serine hydrolase domain-containing protein, which produces MRARTQQALRTSTRQRGGGRRRTVSAAAAMAIGAMTLAAFAPPASSTSVATTTATVTARPDAVQQALNTLVRGDGMPAALASVEDRNGRTRTYTAGVADLATGSKVPRDGQVRIGSNTKAFTAVVVLQLVGEGKIGLDAYVDTYLPGLVRGEGIDGRRITVRQLLQHTSGLPEYGMHIDDDELRHRYFEPRELIDIALRYKADAEPGETWGYSNTNYVLAGLIVQKVTGRPLAEEIDRRVIKRIGLRHTYFPTPGDMTIREPHPHGYHRKPADGPLRDFTEIDPSAGWAAGQLISTNSDLNRFFTALLAGRLLPAAQLAEMRTTVPAGTSGLRYGLGLTSRPLPCGGVYWGHGGDIPGYETRGGVTDDGRAANVTVTSIPTDEAAVQHVKDAVDRALCG; this is translated from the coding sequence ATGCGTGCTCGGACCCAGCAGGCCCTTCGTACCTCGACCAGGCAGCGCGGCGGCGGGCGGCGACGAACCGTGTCGGCCGCGGCCGCGATGGCCATCGGCGCCATGACACTGGCCGCCTTCGCCCCACCCGCCTCCTCCACCTCTGTCGCCACCACCACCGCCACCGTCACCGCCAGGCCGGACGCCGTCCAGCAGGCCCTGAACACGCTGGTGCGCGGCGACGGGATGCCGGCCGCGCTGGCGAGCGTCGAGGACCGGAACGGCCGGACTCGCACCTACACCGCAGGAGTCGCCGATCTGGCCACCGGCTCGAAGGTCCCCAGGGACGGTCAGGTACGCATCGGCAGCAATACCAAGGCGTTCACCGCGGTGGTGGTCCTGCAGCTGGTCGGCGAAGGGAAGATCGGCCTCGACGCGTACGTCGACACCTACCTGCCCGGCCTCGTCCGCGGGGAGGGGATCGACGGGCGCCGCATCACCGTCCGCCAGCTCCTCCAGCACACCAGCGGACTCCCCGAGTACGGCATGCACATCGACGACGACGAGCTCAGGCACCGGTACTTCGAGCCGCGCGAACTGATCGACATCGCCCTCCGGTACAAGGCCGACGCGGAGCCGGGCGAGACATGGGGGTACAGCAACACCAACTACGTCCTGGCCGGCCTGATCGTCCAGAAGGTCACCGGCCGCCCCCTGGCCGAGGAGATCGACCGGCGCGTCATCAAGCGCATCGGGCTGCGCCACACGTACTTCCCCACCCCCGGCGACATGACCATCCGGGAGCCGCACCCCCACGGCTACCACCGCAAGCCGGCGGACGGACCACTGCGCGACTTCACGGAGATCGACCCCTCGGCAGGCTGGGCGGCAGGCCAGTTGATCTCCACCAACTCCGACCTCAACCGCTTCTTCACCGCGCTCCTGGCCGGCCGCCTCCTCCCGGCGGCCCAGCTCGCCGAGATGCGCACGACCGTTCCCGCCGGGACCTCCGGCCTCCGCTACGGGCTGGGGCTCACGAGCCGTCCGCTGCCGTGCGGCGGCGTCTACTGGGGCCACGGCGGCGACATCCCGGGGTACGAGACCCGGGGCGGCGTCACCGACGACGGCCGCGCCGCCAACGTCACGGTCACCAGCATCCCGACGGACGAGGCGGCCGTGCAGCACGTGAAGGACGCCGTGGACCGCGCGTTGTGCGGATGA
- a CDS encoding serine hydrolase domain-containing protein yields the protein MRAQTRQGLRPPGRRQGTRRRALTTAAAMAIGAMTLAAFAPPASASASVSASASARPDAVQQPLDALVRDGGMPAALASVKDRNGHTRTYTAGVADLATGSKVPRDGQVRIGSNTKTFVAVVVLQLVAERRMALDAKVDTYLPGLVRGKGIDGRRITVRQLLQQTSGLPNYSNYLGDDVRYYAPRELLATALRQPADFAPGTSWKYSNTNYVLAGLIVQKVTGRPLAEEIDRRVIKRIGLRHTYFPAPGDVTIREPHPHGYYRESADGPLRDITEIDPSWGWAAGQMISTGSDLNRFFSALLAGRLLPPAQLARMRSTVPAEATFGPGARYGLGLVSRPLPCGGLSWGHGGSFPGYETRGGATDDGRAANVTVTTQLTDEPGRRTLERVVDTALCR from the coding sequence ATGCGTGCGCAGACACGGCAAGGACTTCGCCCGCCCGGCCGCCGACAGGGCACCCGGCGACGTGCCTTGACCACCGCGGCCGCGATGGCCATCGGCGCCATGACGCTGGCCGCCTTCGCCCCACCCGCATCCGCATCCGCCTCTGTATCCGCCTCCGCCTCCGCCAGGCCGGATGCCGTCCAGCAGCCCCTGGACGCGCTGGTGCGAGACGGCGGGATGCCGGCCGCGCTGGCGAGCGTCAAGGACCGCAACGGCCACACCCGCACCTACACCGCAGGAGTCGCCGACCTGGCCACCGGCTCGAAGGTGCCCAGGGACGGGCAGGTACGCATCGGCAGCAACACCAAGACCTTCGTCGCGGTCGTCGTCCTCCAGCTCGTCGCGGAGCGGAGGATGGCCCTGGACGCCAAGGTCGACACCTACCTGCCCGGCCTCGTCCGCGGGAAGGGGATCGACGGGCGCCGCATCACCGTCCGCCAGCTCCTCCAGCAGACCAGCGGACTCCCGAACTACAGCAACTACCTCGGGGACGACGTCCGGTACTACGCCCCCCGCGAACTGCTCGCCACAGCCCTCCGGCAGCCCGCCGACTTCGCCCCCGGGACGAGTTGGAAGTACAGCAACACCAATTACGTGCTCGCCGGCCTGATCGTCCAGAAGGTCACCGGCCGCCCCCTGGCCGAGGAGATCGACCGGCGCGTCATCAAGCGCATCGGGCTGCGCCACACGTACTTCCCCGCCCCCGGCGACGTGACCATCCGGGAGCCGCACCCCCACGGTTACTACCGGGAATCGGCGGACGGACCGCTGCGCGACATCACGGAGATCGACCCCTCCTGGGGCTGGGCCGCAGGCCAGATGATCTCCACCGGCTCCGACCTCAACCGCTTCTTCAGCGCACTCCTGGCCGGCCGCCTCCTGCCCCCGGCCCAGCTCGCCCGGATGCGCTCCACCGTCCCCGCCGAAGCGACCTTCGGCCCCGGCGCCCGCTACGGACTCGGCCTGGTCAGCAGGCCGCTGCCGTGCGGCGGCCTCTCCTGGGGCCACGGCGGCAGCTTCCCGGGCTACGAGACCCGGGGCGGCGCCACCGACGACGGCCGAGCCGCCAATGTCACCGTCACCACGCAGCTCACCGACGAGCCGGGCCGGCGAACCCTCGAACGCGTCGTGGACACCGCCCTGTGCCGCTGA
- a CDS encoding sensor histidine kinase gives MTWGIRPLLRGSTYTGVLFAYCGALVSLPLLPFALLPAALWRSAPESVQIVLVLLVWAALVGSAGLVRPVRRALVVAARRLLRVPLPDPVAGRRTSGSPGLDRWRTPLWLVLHVAVGWMGALASGVLFVMGITLPGNWIGGEARLILFGTSVQASGGWSWVAAAVSIVLAVAICVLVAKTLRWSAPRLLGPSAAERLALAAEREMLLAERNRIAHELHDSIGHTLTAATIQAAVAGEMLSADPAAARAAMRSIEESTRAALEDLDYVLGVLREEQSGTAPTRTLADLPGLLDRLRHAGAVVEPELSGELAQVQGTLSRAAYRILQEGLTNALRHGAGGPIGIEVAAGPDALDLTVVNRTGARTDPGAGPGAFPTSGHGLSGLAERVRLLHGEFRSGPDGTEHWRLAVRLPVRMSA, from the coding sequence ATGACCTGGGGAATCCGGCCGCTGCTGCGCGGCTCCACGTACACGGGTGTGCTGTTCGCCTATTGCGGCGCGCTGGTGAGCCTTCCGCTGCTGCCCTTCGCCCTGTTGCCCGCGGCGTTGTGGCGGTCCGCACCCGAGAGCGTGCAGATCGTCCTGGTCCTGCTGGTCTGGGCGGCGCTGGTCGGCTCGGCCGGGCTGGTGCGCCCCGTACGGCGGGCGCTGGTCGTGGCCGCCCGTCGGCTGCTGCGGGTGCCGCTGCCGGATCCGGTGGCCGGTCGCCGGACCTCCGGTTCACCCGGCCTCGACCGCTGGCGGACCCCGCTCTGGCTGGTGCTGCACGTGGCCGTCGGGTGGATGGGGGCGCTGGCGAGCGGGGTGCTGTTCGTCATGGGCATCACGCTGCCGGGGAACTGGATCGGCGGCGAGGCGCGGCTGATCCTGTTCGGTACGTCGGTCCAGGCGTCGGGCGGGTGGAGCTGGGTGGCGGCGGCCGTGTCCATCGTGCTGGCGGTGGCCATCTGCGTACTGGTGGCGAAGACCCTGCGGTGGTCGGCGCCGCGGCTGCTGGGGCCGTCGGCGGCCGAACGGCTCGCGCTGGCCGCCGAGCGGGAAATGCTGCTGGCCGAACGCAACCGGATCGCCCACGAGTTGCACGACTCGATCGGCCACACACTGACGGCGGCCACCATCCAGGCGGCGGTGGCGGGCGAGATGCTCTCCGCCGACCCGGCGGCGGCGCGGGCCGCGATGCGCAGCATCGAGGAGTCGACGCGGGCGGCGCTGGAGGACCTGGACTACGTACTCGGAGTGCTGCGCGAGGAGCAGTCGGGGACGGCGCCGACGCGGACCCTGGCCGACCTCCCCGGGCTGCTGGACCGTCTGCGGCACGCGGGGGCAGTGGTGGAGCCGGAGCTGTCGGGCGAGCTGGCACAGGTACAGGGGACGCTCTCCCGGGCGGCGTACCGGATCCTCCAGGAAGGGCTGACGAACGCGCTGCGTCACGGGGCGGGCGGCCCGATCGGCATCGAGGTGGCGGCCGGGCCGGACGCACTGGACCTCACGGTGGTCAACCGGACCGGGGCACGTACGGACCCGGGCGCGGGTCCGGGGGCCTTCCCGACCTCCGGCCACGGCCTGTCCGGGCTGGCCGAGCGCGTCCGGCTGCTGCACGGTGAGTTCCGGTCCGGCCCGGACGGGACGGAGCACTGGCGGCTGGCCGTCCGGCTGCCGGTACGGATGTCGGCGTGA
- the uppS gene encoding polyprenyl diphosphate synthase, with protein MTVERVGGTSASSSAHTPPRRPTGEDRHRGVPRHVACVMDGNGRWAARRSLPRTSGHRAAETTVIDVIEAARTSGVEWLSLYAFSTENWRRPSSEIDFLMQLVRRVVRKHAPLLHARGIRCRFLGVADPRIPGPLARDFADLMTLTNTNRGMTLTVAFDHGGRRDIVEAARSLIRSGVPADAVDEQHFAAHLPFSDTPDVDLVIRTSGEQRISNFMLWQVAYAEWTFPPVLWPDFRAPHFLECLQAYQQRNRRFGGVTPHSNGEPHP; from the coding sequence ATGACGGTTGAACGAGTGGGCGGCACTTCTGCCTCGTCGTCGGCCCATACACCTCCGCGACGCCCGACCGGTGAGGACCGGCACAGGGGGGTGCCGCGCCATGTCGCGTGCGTGATGGACGGGAACGGCCGGTGGGCGGCACGGCGCTCCTTACCCCGCACATCGGGTCACCGGGCAGCGGAAACAACGGTGATCGACGTCATCGAGGCGGCGCGGACGTCGGGAGTGGAGTGGCTGAGCCTGTACGCGTTCTCCACCGAGAACTGGCGACGCCCGAGCAGCGAGATCGACTTCCTGATGCAACTGGTGCGCCGCGTAGTGCGCAAACACGCCCCGTTGCTGCACGCGCGCGGCATCCGCTGCCGGTTCCTCGGAGTGGCGGACCCGAGGATCCCCGGGCCACTGGCCCGGGACTTCGCCGACCTGATGACGCTGACCAACACGAACCGAGGCATGACGCTGACCGTGGCGTTCGACCACGGCGGACGCAGGGACATCGTCGAGGCGGCACGGTCCCTCATCCGCAGCGGGGTACCGGCCGATGCCGTCGACGAGCAGCATTTCGCCGCTCACCTGCCCTTTTCCGACACGCCCGATGTGGACCTCGTCATCCGGACGTCCGGCGAACAGCGGATCTCCAACTTCATGCTCTGGCAGGTGGCCTACGCCGAGTGGACCTTCCCGCCGGTGCTCTGGCCCGACTTCCGTGCGCCGCACTTCTTGGAGTGCCTGCAGGCCTACCAGCAACGCAATCGCCGCTTCGGCGGTGTGACGCCGCACTCGAACGGAGAACCTCACCCGTGA